The DNA window CTCCTCGTCGTCGGAGTCGTCGTCCGAGTCCTCTTCTGCGGCCTTCGGCTCCACGGCCTCCACCATCCGGTCGACATCGCTCACGACGTCCCGGACACGAACCGCGACGGCCTCTCGGAGCGCCTCCACATCGACGGGCGGCTTCTCCTCAATCTCTTCAGACGCGGCGGCGGGAACCTCGGCGCTGGCGGGAGCGTCCTCCTCCGCGTCATCCGGCACGCCTTCATGCTCGCCAGTCTGAGGTTCCTCCTCTTCGTCTTCCTCCACCTCCTCCACCGCGACAGGGGCAGGAACGGGGGCGGGAGCGGCCCGAGCTTCCACCTTCTCTTCCACGTCGCGAACCAATTCCTGGACGCGCGCGGCGACCTCCACGGTCGGCGTGCTCTCGACGAGCGCCTTCGCCGCCACGACGGGCGCGGCCACGACCACCGGAGCCTCTCGCGTCACCACCGGCGCCTGCGCCGAGGCCGCCTCCGCGAGATTCACCTGCGTGGTCTGGATGAATCCAAACTGCCGCGCGAGCGCGAAGATGGCCTGGTTGACCAGGACATCCTTGTCCACGCCCATCTCCCGACTCATGGCCTCGAGGGCATTCCAGAGCGGGTCCGCGACTTCGACCTTTCGAGGAGTGCGATTCATGGTTCAGCTCCCCCTCAGGTTGTCCTGCCAGGGAGAAACGTTGTCACTGTCCGCCAGCCAATAGAACATCGCCTGCGTCTCACTGTAGTGCTGCTCGACGATGCCCACGAGCTGCGGGTGGACCGCGTCGATGGCCACCCCTTCGAACTCGAAGCTCGCGGCACCCGAGGCCTTGGCGCCACGTCCACCCGTCACGCGGCGATCTCTCGCGCGCCACAGGCGCTGACTCGACATGCCCGCCGCATGGCCGAAGTTCGCGGGAGACGCGACCTTCTTGGGCATCACCAGCTTCGACTCACCACACGACCACAACAGCCAGGTGAGCGCGCTCCAATCCGCGCGGGCGAAGCGAACCAGGTCGGGCAACCCCACGCCCGCCACCGCCAGGCTCTCGTCCACGGCGACGGAGTCCTCGCCCACCTCCACCTCGTCCTCCACCAGCTCCACCGGGCCCTCCGGGAGCAGCGCGGACAGGTCCGGCGGCATCCACGGCATCGACACGCCGGCCTTGAACCGCCCCTGGAGCTCGGTGCGAATCTTCTGCAACCGCGTGGCGTATTTCTGGACGATGCGCTGGATGGCGCCAATCGACTGCGCGGGCTTCTCCGGCAGGTCGTTGTAGGTCGAGTGCGGCGTCTCCTTCCCCGGCCAGAAGTCGAACACGGGGAACAGGCCCCGCGTGTAGGCCCGGAGGAAGTCCGCCGTGTCGGGCTCCACCTTCGCCAGCCCCTCGGCGTCCTTCAGCGCGTGCGCGTCCAGCCCCATGTTCAACAGGATGAGACCGCGCGTGAACAGGTAGTCCGCGCGCTCCGGCGCCAGCAGCATCGCCGCGTTGATGAAGTCCAGCGCCGCCCGGGGCTTGTCCGACTGGTCCAGCAACACCGCGCAGCCGCGCAGCAGCATGGCCACGTCACCGCCGCGCACCAGCGCGCCCGCCAGGGCCGCCCAGGAGTTGCTCGCGTTCTCCAGCACCTCGCCCGCCGTGCCCCTCGCGTTCTTCAGCGTCCGCGGCAGGGCCACGCGCTCCAGCAGGTCGTGCATCGGCGCCACCAACTGGTCGCTGGCCACCGCGCGCGCCATGGCCAGCACTGCCTCGCGGTGCTTGCGCGCCTTCAGACACGTCTCGGCGTACTCACGCCACGCCGATGCGGGCCGCGGAGGATTGGTGAGGACCTGCGACTCGCTCAGCTCGTCCTCGAACTGCGCGACGCCCAGGTCCCGCGACAGCAACACCGCGCGGTCCGCGTCGAGCAGCGTCCAGACATCACACGCCTCACCCTGGTCGAAGCGGCCCTCGTCGAACCGCACCGCGGGGTCCAGGTATTCGTCCTTCGCCAACGAGCGATAGAGCCCCTGGCGCGAACCATCCACGTACTCGCCCTCCCAGAGCAGCTCGCCATCCGGAAGCCAGAAGCGCGACAACCCGTGGCGCTCGCCCGCGACGTCCAGGTGGACGTGCGACCACTGCTTCATGTCCTCGCGGTACTCGGCCTCCACCGGGACGTTCTGGGGACGGTCGGGGTACGGCTCTCCCGTCGTCGGAACGACGCGGCGGTCCTGGCCATCGTAGTGCTTCACGCCCACGACCCGGCCGTGCTCATACATCATGACCGTCTTGCGGATGGCCGTGGAGACGCCGTTCTCGTGCATGCGCTCCGTCGTGTACTTGTCGGAGGCGTACCAGGTGCGCGGCCCGTGGAGGTCGCCCTTCACGAACTCGCCGTCCTGGGAGACGTCGCCGCTCTCGTGGAAGCGCTTGAAGGGGCCGTGCGGCTTGTCGTTCTCGAAGACGCACTCGTTGCAGAGCGTGCCGTCCGCGCGCCAGTACTTGTAGGGCCCCAGCTTGCGCCCCTTGGCGTCCTTCGCGCCGTGCACCCACTCGCTGTCGCCCTCATCCCACTCCGCATCGGGATGGACGCCCGGCGGGACGATGCCCTGCTCGGTGAGCTTCTTGTTCTCTTCCGCGCGCTTCACCGCGTCCACGTCCACCGACTTCAGCGACTTGACCAGCGCATCCAGCCGGGCCGCTGGCATCGCGCCGCTCGAGCGATGGACCACCACGCCGCCCTTGAAGGCCATGAGCGTGGGGATGGACTGGACCTCGAAGCGTCCCGCCAGGTCCTGCTCCGCCTCCGTGTCGACCTTTCCGAAGACGACGTCGGGGTGCTTCTGCGCGGTGGCGGCGAAGATGGGTGCGAAGTTCCGGCACGGACCACACCACTCCGCCCAGAAGTCCACCAGGACCAACCCCGGGGCGCCGGTGGTCTGCTCGAACGACTCGGCCGTCAAGTCGACGGGGTGCTCACTCACGTTGATTCCTCGGATGACAATGGGAGTCTCTTGCTTGTAGTCAAACCCTTCGCCCCGCGCCAGCGGAGCCCTATGCTGCGTGACGTGCGCACGCTCATACCGTCCCTTGCACTTTCCCTTCTGGTCGCTCTCGTCCCCGCGACGCCGGCCCAGGCCCAGTCCCCCGAGGACGCGCCGAGGCTCCATGAGCTGCGCTTCGACTGGGCTCGGGACGGCATCATCACCGGCACTTCCGCTGTCCTCTGGATTTCCAGCGAAGCACTCTTCAAGGACGACCTGGCCCCCGCGGAGTGCCGCTGGTGCGACCGGGCTCCGGACGGCACCGACAGGCTCAACCGCCTGGACCGCTGGGGCCGGGGCCTGGCCGGAGACACCGACGCATCACGCCACCGCGCGGCGACATGGAGCAACATCCTGGGATTTGGCGCGGTGCCCCTGGGCGTGATGGGCGCGCAGTTCGCCCTCGTCCGCTCCTCGAACGCCCCCGACCGGTTCTTCGCGGAGGACGCCACCATCATCCTCGAGAGCACGATGCTCGCCATCCTGGCCAACCAGGCGGTGAAGTTCATCGCGGGCCGCGAGCGACCCTTCGTCCACGTCCTGTCCGCGGACCAGAAGCACCTCACCGAGCAGCCCAGCGACAACAACCTGTCTTTCTACAGCGGTCACACCAGCCTCGCCTTCTCGCTGGTGGTGTCCGCCGGCACCGTGGCCGCGCTGAGAGGTTACGAGCACCAGGAATGGATCTGGGCCGTGGGCCTTCCGCTGGCCGCCTCCGTGGGACTGCTGCGCATGGGCGCGGACAAGCACTACCTCACCGACGTGGCCATGGGCGCGATTCTGGGCTCGGCCTTCGGCGTGGCCATTCCCCTGCTGATGCACGGACGACAGCAGGCGGTGGAGCCCTCCGCCTCCAGCACCCCTCCCACCGCCACGCGCTGGAGGCCCATGGTCGGCGCGCGCATGGCGGGTATCTCGGGCGTCTTCTAGACGGGCGCGGTCACCGTGGCGTCGCCCCCCTCCGGCTCCACCGAGGGCACCGGCAGCGATGCCATGTCCCAGCGCTGGTCCAGCGCCCAGGCCACCTGTCCCGTGACGCCCCACCCCGCACGCACCGCCGTGCGGCCCTCGTACTCCAGCCAGAACACGGACTCCTCCGGACGGGAGGCCTGGTCCAGGCACGCGATGCGCGTCGCCGGACGCCCCACTCCCTCCAGCGTCACCGCGAAGGCCTTGTGCGAGTGCCCGCACAACATCCACCGTGGCAGCACCGTGTCCACCAACCTGCGCGTCACCGGGTTGCCAATCCAATACGATGGCAACGGCCGGGGCGGTGTGGGGTTCTCCTCGCGCGCACGCTGGACGATGCCTCGCGGCCACTCATGGACGAGCATCAGGTCCATGTCCCGCAGCGGCATCACCCGCTCCACCTCCGCCGCGCGGAAGTACCCCGCCTGCTTCATCAGGTCCTGGGTGATGGGACGCCGCAGGGGCTGTTCGATGAAGCGCGGGGCATGGATGCCCGACAGGTAGGCCACCCGAAGCCCGCACAGCTCCCGCGAGCCGGAGCGCCCCAGATACGTCACCCCGGGCGCCAGCTCGCCTCCGTCCTGGAAGTCGTGCAGCGCCTCGAAGTCCTCGTTGTTTCCCCCGATGAAGTAGAGCGGCCGCTTCACGCGGCGGATGCCATCCGCGTATTCGGCGAACTCGGCGGGCATCGTGCGCTTGGCGGCCTTGCGCCGGTGGTCATCCGCGCGGCGGAAGGCCTCCACGTCGCCCACCGCCAGCACCATCCCCACGGGCCGCCCACGTGCCTGTTCCAGCGCGTCCAACCACGTCTCCACGCGGTGGAAGCGACCGTGGATGTCACCCAAGGCAGCAACCAGGAGGGGCTCCGGCATCGCGCCCGAAAGGTTGCCCTCCCCTCCCTACCCTGTCGAGCCATCCGTCCCGCAGGGGATGGATGGCTGACAGAAAGGCCACAGTCCCGCGTCAGTCCTAGTTGCAGCCCAGCGGGTACGTCACCTCCACCCACGTTCCCGGTGCGGGCGCCGCGGCTCGCTCGAAGATGACGCTGTTCGTCGCGGCGTCGTACTCCCAGCCCGTCGTCACCGGCACCCCGTCCACCGTGACGACGATGCGCGCCGCGTCCGCGGGCACCTGGGTGAGGGGGAACTTGCGGTTGGGACCGAAGGCGCTGTTGGAGAGCTTCTCCAGCGAGGCGGCCCAGTTCGGCGTGCAGATGCTCTCCACCACGCCGCCCGTCGCCTGCGCGAGCTGGATGTAGCGGCTGCCGGAGCTGCTCGACGTCGGGCAGGTGGACAGGTCCATGGGTCCGACGATGGCGTTGATGCTGAGCTTCGTCTTGTCGTTGCCCTTCAGCGCCAGGAAGTACGTCTCGTAGAAGGACACCGGCTGCGCGCTGAAGTCCTCCTCATCGGAGAGGAAGATGATGGCCAGCTTCGCGTCCTGCCGCAGGAAGCCCCCGTTGCCGTCGTTGGGCTGCTGCGTGCGGGTGTCGTCCTGGTTGTAGAGCAGCGGGTCCGACAGCGCCCGGTGCGCCGCGTCCAGGCCCTGCTCGTTCCAATGACACACACCGACCTTCGTGTTGTCCGCGAAGACGCCCGCGGCGTTGGCCGTGGCCGGAGTGATGATGCGAGGCCGCGAGTTGTCCACGGGGAACAGGCGCCCGTTCTCACCCCCCTGCGCGCCGCCGGGGCACTCGGACCAGCCGCCGGGCGACGGGTCCAACCCCGTCGTCGTCACGCCGATGCGGTAGTCCACCGACGCCGCGTTGGCCGCGCTCAAGAAGGCCGCGAAGTTCTGCCCCAGGCTCTGCTGCTCCTCCATCATCGACCCGGAGTTGTCCACGACGAAGAGCACGTCGACCTTCGCCTTCGACTCCTGGAGGAAGCGGTCCGTCTGCTCCGCCTTCGTCGCGCCCTTGCCCAGGAGGCCCGCGGTGTATTCGGAGCCATCTTCCAGCCGGAAGCGCACCGCCGCGGCGTCAATCCCATCATCCACGGGCTCATAGCGGGCCGTCAGCTTCACGCGAGCCCCGGGCGCAAGCTGCGACGGGAAGGCATTCATCGGCCCCACCTGGAACTCGGTGCCCGTCTGCTCCAGCGCCATCCCGGCGACGCGCACCGGACCGACGCAATCGTTGATGGCCAGCAGCTCCCGCGTGCGCGGGCCACACGCCAGCTTGGTGAGGCCGAAGTCCACCGTGGTCGGCTGCACCGCGAAGCATCCCCTCACCCCCTCACCCGAGAGCGCGACCAGCGGGTGGCCCTGCGTCGGGTGGTTCACCCACGCCTCCGCGAGCCCCTCGAAGGGCCCTTCCGCATCCGGCTTGAAGCGCACCACCAGCGTCGTCTTCGCGCCGGGCAACAGCACGCCATTGCGCACCGTCCGCGAGGTGAAGGACGGCGCCGAGCCCGCCGCGAGCTGCATGGAGGCCAGGTAGCACGGCTGCGTGCCGGTGTTGCGCAGCACCAGGCCCATGGACACCTCCGCGCCCACGGGCACCTTGCCGAAGCTCAGGTGCTCGGGCAGTTGGAACTGGCAGGGCTGGAACGCGCGGCCCGTGCCCTTGAGCCCCACCGCCTCCGTCGACAACGTGCCGCCCGCGCGCACCGTGACGGCGAGCTGGCCAGTGCTGGCGCGCGCCGTCCCCGTACGAGGACTGAAGGTGATGCCCACGTAGGCGGACTGTCCCGGGGGCACCGTCAAGCTGGCCGGCGCCTGCGCCAGCGTGAAGTAACCGCCCTGCGCCGTGTCCAACCGCAGGTTGTTGACCAGCACGCTGTCCCGGCAGCGATTGACCACCTCCACCGGGCGCGTGGCCGTCATCCCCTCCGCCACCACGCCGAAGTCCAGCTCGCGAGGAAGCACCGACACACACGACGTACCGCCCTCGCCCACCAGGGACACCTTGGGGCCCGGCGCGGTGGAGCCCTGCTCATGCACGCCCACCTCCACCCGCCCCTCGCCCGCGCGCCCCAGCGCCGTGGGCGAGAAGGCCACGCGCACCTCCACCACCGCCCCCGGCTCCAGCGCGCCTCCCGAGACGACAGGGGTACTCACCACCCGGTACACGCCCCCCGGGTTGTCCTGCAGCACCACGCCCGACCAGCGCAGCGGAAGGTTGCCCTGGTTGCGCACGGTGATGGACTGCTCGGAGCTGGCCCCCAACGCCACACGCCCGAAGTCCAGCCGCAGCGGCGTCACCTCCAGCTTGGACGCCACGCCCGTGCCCCGCAGCGGAATCATCGCGGGCTCACAGCCCTCGCACACCGCCACGCGCAGCTCCGCCGAGGCCGAGCCCAACCGCTTCGGCGCGAACGCCACGGACACCACCCGCGACTCGCCAGGCGCCAGCATCTCCGCCTCGCCGCGCTCCGCGGTGAACTGGTCCGCGTCCGTGCCTTGGAG is part of the Myxococcus landrumus genome and encodes:
- the trxA gene encoding thioredoxin, with the translated sequence MSEHPVDLTAESFEQTTGAPGLVLVDFWAEWCGPCRNFAPIFAATAQKHPDVVFGKVDTEAEQDLAGRFEVQSIPTLMAFKGGVVVHRSSGAMPAARLDALVKSLKSVDVDAVKRAEENKKLTEQGIVPPGVHPDAEWDEGDSEWVHGAKDAKGRKLGPYKYWRADGTLCNECVFENDKPHGPFKRFHESGDVSQDGEFVKGDLHGPRTWYASDKYTTERMHENGVSTAIRKTVMMYEHGRVVGVKHYDGQDRRVVPTTGEPYPDRPQNVPVEAEYREDMKQWSHVHLDVAGERHGLSRFWLPDGELLWEGEYVDGSRQGLYRSLAKDEYLDPAVRFDEGRFDQGEACDVWTLLDADRAVLLSRDLGVAQFEDELSESQVLTNPPRPASAWREYAETCLKARKHREAVLAMARAVASDQLVAPMHDLLERVALPRTLKNARGTAGEVLENASNSWAALAGALVRGGDVAMLLRGCAVLLDQSDKPRAALDFINAAMLLAPERADYLFTRGLILLNMGLDAHALKDAEGLAKVEPDTADFLRAYTRGLFPVFDFWPGKETPHSTYNDLPEKPAQSIGAIQRIVQKYATRLQKIRTELQGRFKAGVSMPWMPPDLSALLPEGPVELVEDEVEVGEDSVAVDESLAVAGVGLPDLVRFARADWSALTWLLWSCGESKLVMPKKVASPANFGHAAGMSSQRLWRARDRRVTGGRGAKASGAASFEFEGVAIDAVHPQLVGIVEQHYSETQAMFYWLADSDNVSPWQDNLRGS
- a CDS encoding phosphatase PAP2 family protein, with protein sequence MLRDVRTLIPSLALSLLVALVPATPAQAQSPEDAPRLHELRFDWARDGIITGTSAVLWISSEALFKDDLAPAECRWCDRAPDGTDRLNRLDRWGRGLAGDTDASRHRAATWSNILGFGAVPLGVMGAQFALVRSSNAPDRFFAEDATIILESTMLAILANQAVKFIAGRERPFVHVLSADQKHLTEQPSDNNLSFYSGHTSLAFSLVVSAGTVAALRGYEHQEWIWAVGLPLAASVGLLRMGADKHYLTDVAMGAILGSAFGVAIPLLMHGRQQAVEPSASSTPPTATRWRPMVGARMAGISGVF
- a CDS encoding metallophosphoesterase family protein — encoded protein: MPEPLLVAALGDIHGRFHRVETWLDALEQARGRPVGMVLAVGDVEAFRRADDHRRKAAKRTMPAEFAEYADGIRRVKRPLYFIGGNNEDFEALHDFQDGGELAPGVTYLGRSGSRELCGLRVAYLSGIHAPRFIEQPLRRPITQDLMKQAGYFRAAEVERVMPLRDMDLMLVHEWPRGIVQRAREENPTPPRPLPSYWIGNPVTRRLVDTVLPRWMLCGHSHKAFAVTLEGVGRPATRIACLDQASRPEESVFWLEYEGRTAVRAGWGVTGQVAWALDQRWDMASLPVPSVEPEGGDATVTAPV
- a CDS encoding choice-of-anchor D domain-containing protein → MRRLYWVAWVAWVLVLGCEPPSSQRARSAFVVNPEAIDFGAAAVGRTKSLKLRVTNGGRASYRVEGAVSSIPNVTVPSFEPFILSGGGEREIEVLFKPDVEGPVQGSLELITDADSRGDVPVLGRGVKAFVEVPETELDFGNVAMGLVEMRQVTVRNPSDVESPLELSLQGTDADQFTAERGEAEMLAPGESRVVSVAFAPKRLGSASAELRVAVCEGCEPAMIPLRGTGVASKLEVTPLRLDFGRVALGASSEQSITVRNQGNLPLRWSGVVLQDNPGGVYRVVSTPVVSGGALEPGAVVEVRVAFSPTALGRAGEGRVEVGVHEQGSTAPGPKVSLVGEGGTSCVSVLPRELDFGVVAEGMTATRPVEVVNRCRDSVLVNNLRLDTAQGGYFTLAQAPASLTVPPGQSAYVGITFSPRTGTARASTGQLAVTVRAGGTLSTEAVGLKGTGRAFQPCQFQLPEHLSFGKVPVGAEVSMGLVLRNTGTQPCYLASMQLAAGSAPSFTSRTVRNGVLLPGAKTTLVVRFKPDAEGPFEGLAEAWVNHPTQGHPLVALSGEGVRGCFAVQPTTVDFGLTKLACGPRTRELLAINDCVGPVRVAGMALEQTGTEFQVGPMNAFPSQLAPGARVKLTARYEPVDDGIDAAAVRFRLEDGSEYTAGLLGKGATKAEQTDRFLQESKAKVDVLFVVDNSGSMMEEQQSLGQNFAAFLSAANAASVDYRIGVTTTGLDPSPGGWSECPGGAQGGENGRLFPVDNSRPRIITPATANAAGVFADNTKVGVCHWNEQGLDAAHRALSDPLLYNQDDTRTQQPNDGNGGFLRQDAKLAIIFLSDEEDFSAQPVSFYETYFLALKGNDKTKLSINAIVGPMDLSTCPTSSSSGSRYIQLAQATGGVVESICTPNWAASLEKLSNSAFGPNRKFPLTQVPADAARIVVTVDGVPVTTGWEYDAATNSVIFERAAAPAPGTWVEVTYPLGCN